AAGAAAATTGCAGAGTTTCAGGAAAGGAGAGCCCTGTATGGAGACACAGGAGAGACAACCAATTCCGCGTATCGGCGACCCAGCGCCGGACTTCAAGGCAGTGAGCACCCACGGAGAAATTACCCTGTCGCAATATACCAAAGCCGGGAAATGGGTGATGTTGTTTTCGCATCCAGCCGATTTTACCCCAGTATGTACAACTGAATTCATTGAATTTGCGCGTCTGACTCCGGAATTTGAGAAACGCAACGTGCAACTGATCGGTCTCTCGGTTGACAGCATTTTCGCTCACCTTGGTTGGGAGCAGAATATTGAAAAGAACTTTGGCCAGAAAATTCCTTTTCCCGTGATTGCGGATCGGAACATGGCGGTCGCGGCGCTGTTTGGTTTGATCCATCCAGGGGCAAGCGATACCGCAACCATTCGTGCGGTCTTTTTGATTGATCCGAATGGGAAAGTGCGATTCCTGATTTACTATCCGCTGAGCATGGGCCGCAACTCACAAGAACTGTTACGTGCGATCGACGCTGCGCAAGCTGCGGACAAGCACGGTATCGCCACGCCGGTGAATTGGAAACCCGGTGAGGAAGTCATCGTTCCGCCACCAGCCAACGAGACCGCGTTGCGTGAGCGATTAGAGATGGGCAAAAAGGGCGAAGTCAATCAGACAGATTGGTACTTTTCGAAGAAGAAGATCTAACTAATTGTTCTTCATATATATCCTTTGTTGGCAATGGCGTTACACTAGGGAATGGCAGTCATTGCGAGGAGCCGTTTGACTGCACTACGTGACGCTTAGGACACGTTCCGCGACGAAGCAATCTTCACGGAAAATCGGCGAGATCCTAGATTGCTTCGTTACTTATGAAATCTGCTAAGAAATATCGGTAATCATGGAGTTAGGGTGCCACTGGGAGGACTGTACAAGCAGCAAGCTGGCTGCGGCACCTAACTTTGCTCTTCCTCTTGACCGTCCTCCTGCATAGCGCACCTCATTCATTCTTCACTCTAAGTGAATTTATGCCGATGATGTTCGCTACGTCTACAATGACCTCGGGCGGCTGATCGGTGTCGTTGACCAAACGAGTGGTGAGACCGTAATCTACCAGTATGAGGCAGTTGGCAACCTGCTCGATATTCTCCGCCAACCGGCCAGAGCCGTTTCGATTTTGAAGGTCACACCCAAAAGGTGGCCCGGTCGGAATGAGCGTAACACTGGTCGGCACGGGCAACAGCACGACGCTGAGTCAGAATACGGGGACCTTCGACGGTAACCTCGGCCACGGCGGCCAGACTTGTTGTGATTGTCCCTACGGGGGCGACCACGAGACTGATCAGTGTCTCGATTCCGAGCGAGTCTGCGACCTGCAGCACGGCGTTTGCCGTCCCTGCTCTTGGCACGCCAGTCGACCCACCTACCATCAGCGGTTTTACCCCACCAGTACCCCACAAAACCGCAGTAGAACGGCATCAACCAGCCGCGGTTTGCAATTCGCACGCCGCCGTCGCGGGGCAGGAATTATCTGCAGCCACTCCACGAGCGTACAGGTCTTCGCAGGCATGCGCCTTTCTTTGCTTTCCGCTATACACTGTGCGCTCTCTCTCTATCTAAACCCTTGACACCTTTTTTTGTGTGTCAAAAGTCACCCAGTGAGTAGGCCAAACCCAGAGTGACTTGGGGACGGCAAGCCGACGGGACTTCATCCACTACGCTGACACCGGAGTCGGCAGGGGAGGTGGAGAGAGGTAGTGGCGGGAAAACAGAGGTACTGAAGTTGGCCGGGTTGCCGGAAGTGATTACCGTGTTGATCACAGAGGCAGCCCGGCTTTTTTTGTCCAGCGAGGTCGTTCGGGTCTTGACTTCAATGGTTCGATTGAGCTGATGTTTGCCCATTCATCGAGGAGAAAGGCAAAAGGAGGGGACCAATGAAACAGGTGAGATTTCCACGTTCACGGTATTTGGCGGTGTGCGCCGTTCTACTAACGATTGGTGCTAGTTGGTCACAAACTAAACTCAGCTAACGAGAGATGGATAAAGCCGTGTTGATCGGGGTGAAAACCATGCCATTGGACGGGAAGATTAAAGGTGGCCAGGGTAAAAGCCAGCCGCATTTGGAACGCCGCCCAGGTGCGATGGGCCACTTTCTTCAGATGACAGACGCCATGAAGCATCGAGAGCACGGTTTCTACCAGCATCCGCGTATTCCACAAGCCCCTATCACATAGTTTAAGATTAAGGGGATCTCCTTCTTTAGCATGGAAGGCCGAGTCGCTGAGCACGATCATCTCCTCTTCATACGTAGCAATCAATGGATGGAATGCGGTATCGGCGGCATTCGCGCCCGCACAATCCCAGCCGACCACCACCCCCCATTGATTGAGCAACAGACAGAGATT
The Deltaproteobacteria bacterium DNA segment above includes these coding regions:
- a CDS encoding peroxiredoxin, giving the protein METQERQPIPRIGDPAPDFKAVSTHGEITLSQYTKAGKWVMLFSHPADFTPVCTTEFIEFARLTPEFEKRNVQLIGLSVDSIFAHLGWEQNIEKNFGQKIPFPVIADRNMAVAALFGLIHPGASDTATIRAVFLIDPNGKVRFLIYYPLSMGRNSQELLRAIDAAQAADKHGIATPVNWKPGEEVIVPPPANETALRERLEMGKKGEVNQTDWYFSKKKI
- a CDS encoding transposase; amino-acid sequence: MTTEDFISELFYRGDEMMSDVPKHPLSHLWPSELVTVGMLFALKGVGTRAFYRWLTRDWRRLFPALPERTRLFRLLAGHRNWTDEFLAMPSVLGVVDSYGVELLHPMREGRSHKQIGRKGKSNHRWIVGGNLCLLLNQWGVVVGWDCAGANAADTAFHPLIATYEEEMIVLSDSAFHAKEGDPLNLKLCDRGLWNTRMLVETVLSMLHGVCHLKKVAHRTWAAFQMRLAFTLATFNLPVQWHGFHPDQHGFIHLSLAEFSL